The window CACGCCGCCCGGCGCTTTCGGGTCGATCGGGGGGATGAGCCCAAGACGGACGATCGACATCGCGACGCTCGCCGCCCAAGGGTTCTGCGCGGGTCCACCCATGACGGCGAGGGCAAGCCTCCCTCCGGGCCGGAGCACGCGGCGGCTCTCGGCCAATGCCGCGGCTGGGTCGGGCATCAGCATGTAGGCCCATCGGCACAGGATCCCGTCGACGCTGCCGTCCTCCAGACCGATGTGCTCCGCATCGACCACACGGAATTCCGCGTTCTCCACCCCCAGCTCCTCGGCCCGTCGCCTCGCCACCTCGACCATCCCGGGCGGGAGGTCGGTGGAGATCAGCCGCCCGCTGTCCCCGATCAGCCGCGAGGCTGCGAACCCCGTCTCACCCGTTCCGGCGCCAAGCTCGAGGATGGTCTGGCCCGGCTGCGGGTCGAGTCGGGCGACCATCCAATCCGTGACCCCTTGGGAGAACTCCCGCAAGTACTCGCGGCGGCGCTCCCAGCCGGGGGCCATGGCCTCCCATTCGACGAGCGCGGCGCGACGAACCTTGTCGAGCCCGTGATCGTTGGCCGATGTCTCGGTGTCCACGGCGAACCTCCTCCTGTCGATCTGACGAGCAACGCTGGTTCCTTCCGGGCGAACAGGCTGGACCGGGCGTCCCGCGTGAGGGTCCACCCGGCCCTGGCCATTCTGGCCCGGCAACTCTGAGCGCGCCGACCGAGAGCTACAGCTCGCTCAGCCTCCGTTGGGGGCGGAAATGGTACCTGTGAGCTGGAGTGTGAACACGCCCTGCATGAAGTCACCGGTCCCGTCGGTAGTCCCCTGGCCAGTAGCGCCGCTGAATCGACCCGTTCCTCCTGTCACCACCCAGTGACCGGTCCCATGGAACACGAGCGGGCCGATCGGGCAGGCCACGTCGTGACTGGTCAGCATGAGGAGGTCGCCATTGGCGGCGGTCAGCGTCTCGTTCCTGACATTCGCAAGCCCCCCGGCGCAGCTGCTGTCCGGCCCAGTGACCTGGAGGTGCCCTTCGTTGGCGCTGAGCCCCAGTTGCGTGGAGATGCCAGTCCCGCTGAAGTCGACGGTGCCGCTCGAGAAGTCAGTGACTGCCATGCCCGAATAGGACCCCCGAAAGGGGACCTGGATACCGGCGGCGTACGCCGAATTCGCGCCCATCCCAATGGTCCCCAGCGCCGTGAACATCGCTGCGAGCGTACAGAGTTTCCTGATCATCGTTCCCTCCTTTGCGGCGCTGCGTGCTCACCCTCGAGCGCGCGACTCGGCAAGCCGGAGCAGGTTGTCGAATCCTTGCTGGATGGCACGCGCGGGGCCGCTCCAGCGCAGGATGGCCTGGCGCATGCCGGGCGTCGCGAACATGGCGCGGAGCATCCACGGCATGGGGACGGGACCGGTCGCCCGGAACAGGTAGGACACCCGGCTTCCGGAGCCTTCGGGTCGGATCTCGTAGCGGTGGATGACCTGGGCCACGCTCGGTCCGTACTTCCACGCGAGATGCCCCTCCGTTCGAAACTCGAACAGACCGGGGCGCTCGGCCCTGGTCACCACGGAGTGGTCCGTGAACATCCCGCCGGGGTCGGCACCCGTGCTGTCCCATTCCGTCCCCACCGAGGCCTCGCCCTCCGGAGCGTCCATGGTGAGCAGCCGGTACTTCTCCATCTGCTGCTCGCCGCCCCAGACCAGCCCGGTGCGGATGTCCGCGAGCGTTGCGTACACGACCTCCGGAGAGGCCGCGCAGGAACCCGAGGCCCGGAAGGTGACCCGGCCCATCCCGGGCGGCTCGCCGACCCGGTCCTGCGAGGCGGTCGCTTCCGTGTCCATTGCTATCTCCTCCCCAACTGCGCGGCGGTCTCGCTCTGGAACTCGAGGGCCCGGTAGGTCTGATCGCCCACCACCCAGGCGTCGTGGCCGGGAAGGATCTCGTAGGCGTCGCCGGCGTTGATCTCGTGCTCCTCGCCCTCGTTGGTCAGCACGTGCAGCGTGCCTTCCAGGGCGTACCCGACGTGGTGAAACTGGCAGGAATCCGTCCCCGCGATCGGCTTGACGTCGGCGGACCAGCTCCAGCCCGGCTCCAGCTCGCCCAACGAGGCCGATGAACCGGCCAGGTGGACGACGTATCCCTTCCCGTGGTCGAACGAGCGGGTCTCGTCCGCCTCATCGAACCGCTTCCTCGCGAACTCACCCATCGTGGCCCTCCATTCCTCGGCGGTTGCCGTCGGGCTGAACGTACGGGTCCCGGGGCCGAGGTTCATGGGGTGTTTCACCCATCTTTGGCCCCAGCGCGCCGAGGTCTGCTGGGTAGCCTGTGGAGGGTTACCGGGCTTCGTCGACCACCGCGTCCGCGGCCATCAACCCGTGCTTCGCGGCGAACAGGCTGGCCCTGGCGCGGTTCGAGACCCCGATCTTCGCGTAGATGTGCTCGACGTGGTTCGCCGCGGTCTTGGGTGAGATCACCAGGTGCTCCGCGATCTCCCTGGTCGACATGCCCCGGGCCACCAGCCGCAGGACCTCGACCTCCCGGGACGTCAGTCCGGCCGGCCGGTCGCGGCGGCGGCCGATCCGGTGCCCGGCGGCGCGGAGCACGGCGTCCACGGCGTCGCCGTCCAACCGTCCCGACCGGACCATGGCTCGGAGGTCCGCGGCGGCCTCCTCGTCCGAGCGCTCGGGCCGATGGGGCCGCGGTTCCCTCCTGGCAGCGTACGCGTCGGCGGCGGCCAGCACCCTGCCCGCCGGCGTCAACGCGTCGCCGGAGAGCCCCCGCGGGTAGCCCGAGCCGTCCAGGCGTTCGTGATGCTGGATGCAGATCGCGCCCAGGGGGGCGAGCGCAGATGACGACGCCAGCATCCGCTCGCTCAGATACGGATGCAGGCGCACCCGCTCCAGCTCGCCGGGGGTGAGTTCCCCTCGCTTGTCCCAGATGGAGTTCGAGACGCCGAGACGGCCCAGATCGTGCACCAGACCGGCCCGGCGCACCGACGTGGCCTCACCTTCCGGAAGCCCGTAGATCCGGGCGGCGGCCCCGGCCAGGTCGGCCACGGCCCGGGAGTGGCCGATGGTGTAGGGCGACTTCAGGTCGGTGAAGTCCGCCATCGCCTCCAGGGCCGACTCGAAATCCCCGTCGGTGAGCGAGACCTGGAGCGCGGGCTCCGCAGCGATCACGGCCTCCCACGTCGTGGCCGCGTCGAGGTCGCTGAACAGCATGGGCGCCTCGGCGCAGAACGTCTCCACCAGGGCCGGGTCGAACTGGGTCCCCGCCCGCTCCCGGGCCACGTCGATGGCCGCCTCCACCCCTCCGGCCCGGTGGAACACCTCCACCACGTCGGCCAGGTTCACGATCCGCGCCACCATCGAGATCTCCTCGCCTTGGGCGCCGTGCGGCACACCCTTGCCGTCCCATCGCTCGAAGGTCTGCTCGATGCCGTGGCGGACATCGCGGCCCAGCCCAAGCTGCGAGGCGAAGCCGTCGGCGGCCAGCCAGTGGTTCTCCAGCATTTCCTCGGCGTTTCGCCGGCCCTCGCCGAGGAAGGCCACGCCCAGGCGGACCCGTTCGGCCAGCGGCTTCCCGGCTCCCAGGTGCTTCATCATGTAGGCCATCGAGGAAACCGGCCCCGTGAAGTGCACCAGGCGAAAGTCGCCCTTCAGCGCGAACTCGTCGCCGAACCACTTGGCCTGCTCGTAGGAATCGACGTGGCATCCCACCCACGCCAGCAGCGCGACGTAGTAGGCGACCGCCCGCTCGGACTCGTCCAGCCCCACCCGCTCGGCCAGCCGCAGGGCGATCAGGCACTCGCGCATCACGTGTTCCATGGGCTGGCCCATCCCCAGATCCGTGCCCAGCGACAGGACGGCCAGCAGCTCGGCAAGCCGGACCCGCGAACGTGTGGATGGCTCGATCACGAGGGCAAGTCTATGCACCCGGGATGTCATCGGGGCGGGTCCGATGAGCCGGAGGCGGACACCACCGCTGCTAGGATGCTCGATCGTGGAAGACGAAGCCCCGGACCAGGGGTGGATCACCAAGACCGAGTACTGCTACCGGCACCCCAGCGAACCGACCCGGGTCCACTGCACGCGCTGCAACCGACCGATCTGCACCGATTGCATGATCCCGGCACCGGTCGGCTACCAGTGCCCGGAGTGCGTGGCGGAGGCCAGGCAAGCGTTCCGCCGGAGACCCTCCGTTCGGGCCGGGGCCCGCTCCGTTCGTTCCACGTCCATGACCAAGGCCCTGCTCCTGGTCCTGGTCGCGGTTTTCGTGGTGGAGATCATCAAGAGCGGAGGCCGCACCCCGACCGGGAGGACCCTGTTCGACATGGGGGCGCTGTTTCCCCCCGCCGTGGCGCAGGGCCAGTGGTGGCGGCTGGTCACGGTGATGTTCCTGCACGCGAACATCATCCACATCGCGTTCAACGCCTGGGCCCTGTGGATCTTCGGACAGTATGTGGAGTCGCTGTTCGGACGGTGGCAGTTCCTGATGGTCTTCTTCGTGAGCGCGTTCATCGGGAGCGTGGCCAGCTACGCGTTCGGCCCGGTCCAGGAGCTGGGGGTGGGGGCCTCGGGCGGGATCGTGGGGCTGCTCGGCGCGTTCATCGCCTACAACCTGCGGCGGCGGCACCTGGCCATCGCGCAGGCCCAGCTCCGGTGGGTCCTCATCATCATCCTGCTGAACGTGTTCCTCACCATCGGCGGCGGTGGCTTCGGGATCGGGAACATCGACTGGCGGGCCCACCTGGGCGGCCTGGTCGGGGGATTCGTGGTGGGGGGCGCGCTGGAAGGGGTGGGTCCCCGCCGGTATCACGCGCTGGTCCGGGTGGGCGGCGTGGTCGGCCTGATCGTGCTGGTGATCGCCGTGGCGGCCTGGCGCACGGGACAGCTCCACGCGCAGTTCCCCCAGCTGGGCTGAGCTCGGCGGGAACCGCCGGGAACCCCTTCCGGGAGTACGATCGTCTGACCGACGATGAACCGGAATCGAACGCACGCTCGGATCGCCCGGTTCGCGATTCCCCTGGCCCTGGTGGCCGTGCTGGGCGCAGGCTGCGCCGCGGCCACGACCGCGGCCGGTCCGGGAGCACAAGCACCCCACGACACCACCGTCCCGGTGACGCTGGCCGACAAGGGCCGGCTCGTGGCGGTGCACGTGGGACAGGTGATCCAGGTCTCGCTGGGCGCGCCGGCCGACGGAGGTCCCTGGCAGGTCGCGACCTATCCCCGGTCGATGCTGGCGATCACCTCATCGGACCCCGAGCGAGGCCTCTTCACCTTCCAGGCCCGGTCGAAGGGCCAGGGGCTGGTCGGGTTCACCCTCCGGGGCCTGTGCGGCCCGCCGCTGCTGGAGGCCATGCCCGACGGCGCGCTGTGTCCCGAGGCGGGCGGCCCGGCGGGCGGGAAGAGCGTGAAGGGCCTGCAGCCGGGCGCGCCGGCCCTGGTGACGCTGGTGACCTACACGTTCCGGGTGAGCTGACCGTCCCGTCCCGGGCGAGGCGCCCTAGCCTAGGGCGCGTTCCGGGAGTGTCAGCCGGGGCGGAACGACGGCAGCCCGTCCTCCGGCTCGGACACCGGCCGGAATGGCTCCCCGAGACGCTCCGAGAGCCCCCGGACCACGCGGTTCCACGCGTCCCGGTCCCACGACTCGGCCACCTCGGCAACCGACCCCGAGTCCACCAGCACCAGCGTCGGCACCACCCGGATCCCGTACGCCTCCGACACTGGATATGGCGGTAGGTCCGGAAGCGACTCGAACGACACGCCGTACTCCCCGCCGAACTCGCCGAGGCGTTCGGGCGGGTCCTGGCCGATCCCGCTGATGCCACCGGGAAGCGCCTGGTGGATGCGCTCGGCGATCGGGGCGGTCATCTGGCACACGGGGCAGGTCACCTTGTAGAAGTACAGCAGGCTCGCCCCGTCCCGGACCTCCAGGCCGGGAACGGGCGGAGCGGTGGCGCCGGGCGCGATGATCGACATGTCGCCTCCTAGCGTAGCGCCGACTGCCGACAACCCCCCCGCGGCATTGACCCGCTCCGCTTGCTCGCGACATCATGCGCCGCACTCCCGACCAAGGAGTCACCGTGGCCCCCCGACGATGCAGCGCCATCCCGATCGTCACCGCCGTCCTCCTGGTGGGCTTGGCGCCGGCCCTGCCCGCTGCGGCCGGCCCTCCCGCGCCGGGCGCGTTCCAGACGGTTCGGTTCGTCCAGAGGGTCAGCGAGGACGCGGTGGCCGGCCCGCCGAGCGCCGAGGCGGACACCGAGACCGAGCCCGACATCGCCGTCGACCCCAACGACCCGGACGTCGTGGTGGCGGTGTTCCAGCAGGGACGGTTCCCCGACGGCGGCTCGGTCGACCCGGGGTTCGCCACCTCGCACGACGGCGGCCAGACCTGGGTGCACGGGAACCTTCCCGGCCTGACCACGGCGGCGGGCGGGTCGTACGACCGGTCCTCGGACCCCGCCGTGGCGTTCGGCCCGGACGGCTCCGTGTACGCAACCACCCTCCCCTTCGACGCGCCCGGATGCCGCAGCGCCGTCTCGGTGCAGCGGTCCGACGACGGCGGCCTCACCTGGGAGGTGCCCGCGTTCCCGGAAGCCGACGACGACTGCAAGGTGTTCAACGACAAGAACTGGATGACCGTGGACACGTTCCCGGGCAGCCCGCACTTCGGGCGGGTCTACGTGACCTGGGACCAGTTCCGGGCGAACACCACGCCCCACTCGGAGCCCATCGTGCTGCGGTACTCCGACGATCGCGGCGCCACGTGGAGCGACCTGGTGGTGGCGTCCGCGCCCGAGGCGGAGGCGATCGGCGTGCTGCCGGTGGTGGAGCCCAACGGCGACCTGGCCATCGTGTACGACGACTTCAGCACCGGGGACGACGTCCTGGTGTCCCAGGTCTCCCACGACGGAGGCGTCACGTTCGACCCCGAGGTGAAGATCTCCAGGCTGCGCGAGGCCCTGGAGTCCCACGTGCGGACGGGTGGGCTGCCCGCGGCGGCGGTCGACCCGGTGACCGGCCGGCTGTTCGCGGTGTGGCAGGACGACCGGTTCCGCACCGACGGCCACAACGACGTCGTCATCGCGCGTTCCTCCTCCGAGGGCGCGCACTGGAGCCGGGTGAAGCGCGTGAACCCGGGGCAGACCGCCGCGGGGCTCAACTCCTTCAGCGCCTTGACGCCGGACGTCGCCGCCTACGGCGGCATCGTCCACGTCACCTACCGGACCCGGGACGACTCGGGCCCGGAGCCGTCCAACCTCGTCCAGGAACGCTACGTCGTGTCGATCGACGGGGGCAAGAGCTTCGGCGGCGAGCTGCTGATCGGGCCGCGCACGAACCTGCGGTTCGCCGCCGTCTCCGGGCAGGCCCAGGCGTTCCTGGGCGACTACATGGGCGTGGCCGCCACCGCCGACACCGCCTACCTGGTGTGGTGCGTGGCCCGGCGGCCCGCCCCCGGCGGGGGGCCGTTCGACCAGACCACCTGGAGCGCCACCATCGTGCGCTGAGGCGGTCTTCGGCCCCTACGTCTTGTCGCCGATGCCGTAGAACTTGCCGCCCCGCGCTCCCACCCAGATCATCCCGTGCCACACGGCCGGGGTGGATTCGACGCAACCGTAAAGTTGCACGCTCCACAGCTCGTCGGGCTTCTGCTTCGGATGCCGGATGTCGAACCCATGCAACACCCCGGAGCAGTCCCCCACTATCAGCACGTGGTCGATGGGAACGGGCGACATCTCGTCCGGCCCCGGCAGGGTCATGGTCCAGTACACGTGGCCGGTCTTCTGGTCCACCGCCATGAGCTCGCCGTCCGTGGCGTAGGCGTAGACCACGCCGCGGTACAGCGCCGGCGTGGAAAGACTCCCCCCGTCCGGCAGGTAGGAGCCGAGCGGCACCGACCACACCACCGGATCGGCAGGCTTGCGGGGGTCGAGCTTCATCAGGCCGCCGATCTCGTGGTCCCGGGGCAGCGCACTGGGGCGGGAGACGTTCTCCTCGATGTGGCGGGCCACGTACAGGTAGCCCTGCCGGTCGATGACCACCGACGCGTCGACGTCGTCGCCGGCCCAGAAACGGAACACCTGCTTGGCGTGGGTCCCGCCGTGCAGGATGTTCGAGATGTCCCATCCCTGCACCAGTCCCCCGGAGTTCGAGAAGTACGCGACTCCCTTGAAGAAGGCGACGGAGTTCTCGATGGAGATGTCGGTGTCGTGGATGGCGTTCAGGAGGTCCTGGTCCCAGCCGGGAACCGTCAGCACGACCTTTGGATCGACCTGCACCAGGTGCTGCGCGTCGTAGTGCCGGTGCAGCCGGATCACGTAGAACCAGGAGTTCTCGCCGCCCTCCAGCAGGTAGTCGCCGATCTGGAGGGGCGCGCCGTCCCAGTCGCTGTTCCATACCGGGTTGGGGACGCTGGAGCGGGAATCGACCGACCACAGCACGGTCGGCTCCGGCCGGTCCATGGCCACCACCCGCAGGAGGTTGTCGCGTGATCCCGCGTAGTACAGCGGGAACCCGTCGGAGTCCGAGGTCGCCGACCCCTTGGCCAGGTCCCCGGTCACCAGGTCCGGGCGGAGCGGCTTCCCGGTCAGGCCGTCCCAGAAGTGGTAGTGGTCGTCGTAGGCGCCCTCCCGGATCTCGATGGTGCCGTCGGGCCGCGGGATGACGTTGGGCTGGCCGGTCCACCCGGTGCCGCACCACAGCTTGGTCTCCGTGCCGCTGGTGGACTGCGAGCACAGCCCCCCGGTCTCCGGGTACTGCCACAGCACCACCGGGTGCTTCGGGAGCGGCCCTTGGCCGTAGTAGTCGCGGGTGGCGTTTCCCCGGAACGTGGTCAAGCCGGGGAAGCTCGTGTTGATGGGGCCGGGCGTGCGGAAGCCGTGGTGGGTGGGAGTGGGCGATGGCGACGGGGACGCCGGAGGGGGCAGCGTGGTGTGCACGGGCGAGGCCGAAGGAGACGCCGTGGCCCGGGAGCCCGAGTGTCGGTGGAAGACGTCGGTCAGGACCCCCGTCTTCCACACGGCCACGCCCGACCCCGCCAGCAGCAGCACGACGACGACCGCGGCGAGCGGCGCGCGCGTGGGAGCGGCGTGCCTGGCACGGTGGGAGCGGGGTGGCATGTCGGGTGGCGATGCTACCGGCTGGACGGGCGGACGCCCGGGATCGATCCGGACCGCCGAGGAGGACCGTCGAGGAGGACGGGGATCAGCCCGGGTTCAGCGGGGAAGCCCGGCCAGGAACCGCAGGAGCGTGCCCGCGGTCTCCTCCGGCGCCTCGAACTGCGGGACGTGGCCCACCTTGGGCAGCACCAGCAGCTCGGCGCCGGGAAGCACATCGGCCAGCTTGTAGGCCAGGCGGACCGGCACCAGGCGGTCGTCCTCCCCCCAGATCACCACGGCCGGCACCCGGACTCGGGCCATCCGGGCCCAGAACGGCCGGGGCGGCTCGATCAGGATGTGGCGCAGGGAGTCGAAGAAGGCCATCCGGGCGGCGGGGTTCCGGTAGATCCGGATGAACTCGCCGGCGGCGGCGTCGAACCCGTCGCTCGGCAGGCGGCTCGGGTCGGCCATCAGCCGGCGCACCGCGCGCTTCATCCACGCCTCGCGCAGCGGGAACGGGATGGCCCCGACCTCGGTCGGGATGACCCGGGTGAACCCCAGGACGTAGCGGACCCGGAAGCCGGGGACCGCCGGGTCCAGCAGGCCCAGGCCGGTGACCCGGTCCGGCGAGCGCACCGCCATCTCCAGGGCCACCCGCCCTCCCAGCGAGTTCCCCACCACCGCGGCCCGGTCGATCTCCAGCGCGTCCATCAGCTGGCGGAGCACGCGGGCGTAGAACCGGGGCGAGTAGTCGCCGCGCGGCTTGTCGGACTCCCCGTGGCCCGGGAGGTCCGGGACCACCAGGCGATGCCCCGCGTGCACCAGCGGAGGCAGGATCGGCAGCACGGAGATCTTCGAGGCCCCCAGCCCGTGCAGGATCAGGACCGGCGGCCCCTCCCCCACCACGTAGGTCGAGACACGGAGGCCGCCCACGTTCACGTCGCGCTGTTCGAGGTCGAAGGGCGAGCGGTCCCGGCCGTGTGGCCGGAACAGGGTCTGGAGCCGGGCTCCGAGGTCCAGGTTCCCGCTGACGGCCAGCCTTCGGGCCAGGTAGGCCTCGATCCCCCACAGCGAACCGTCGTCGATGGCCAGCCAGGTCTCGGGGTCGGCGGTCAGGCGGGCGGCGGGGGCGAGGCTGGGGCCCTGACGAGTGAAGCA of the Actinomycetota bacterium genome contains:
- a CDS encoding methyltransferase domain-containing protein, whose amino-acid sequence is MDTETSANDHGLDKVRRAALVEWEAMAPGWERRREYLREFSQGVTDWMVARLDPQPGQTILELGAGTGETGFAASRLIGDSGRLISTDLPPGMVEVARRRAEELGVENAEFRVVDAEHIGLEDGSVDGILCRWAYMLMPDPAAALAESRRVLRPGGRLALAVMGGPAQNPWAASVAMSIVRLGLIPPIDPKAPGGVFSRPTPTACASSSYAPGSMTCGSRRWSSTCGSRTSRTTGASSGSSPCRHPLAVLLR
- a CDS encoding SRPBCC family protein, with the protein product MDTEATASQDRVGEPPGMGRVTFRASGSCAASPEVVYATLADIRTGLVWGGEQQMEKYRLLTMDAPEGEASVGTEWDSTGADPGGMFTDHSVVTRAERPGLFEFRTEGHLAWKYGPSVAQVIHRYEIRPEGSGSRVSYLFRATGPVPMPWMLRAMFATPGMRQAILRWSGPARAIQQGFDNLLRLAESRARG
- a CDS encoding cupin domain-containing protein; the encoded protein is MGEFARKRFDEADETRSFDHGKGYVVHLAGSSASLGELEPGWSWSADVKPIAGTDSCQFHHVGYALEGTLHVLTNEGEEHEINAGDAYEILPGHDAWVVGDQTYRALEFQSETAAQLGRR
- a CDS encoding LuxR C-terminal-related transcriptional regulator; the encoded protein is MIEPSTRSRVRLAELLAVLSLGTDLGMGQPMEHVMRECLIALRLAERVGLDESERAVAYYVALLAWVGCHVDSYEQAKWFGDEFALKGDFRLVHFTGPVSSMAYMMKHLGAGKPLAERVRLGVAFLGEGRRNAEEMLENHWLAADGFASQLGLGRDVRHGIEQTFERWDGKGVPHGAQGEEISMVARIVNLADVVEVFHRAGGVEAAIDVARERAGTQFDPALVETFCAEAPMLFSDLDAATTWEAVIAAEPALQVSLTDGDFESALEAMADFTDLKSPYTIGHSRAVADLAGAAARIYGLPEGEATSVRRAGLVHDLGRLGVSNSIWDKRGELTPGELERVRLHPYLSERMLASSSALAPLGAICIQHHERLDGSGYPRGLSGDALTPAGRVLAAADAYAARREPRPHRPERSDEEAAADLRAMVRSGRLDGDAVDAVLRAAGHRIGRRRDRPAGLTSREVEVLRLVARGMSTREIAEHLVISPKTAANHVEHIYAKIGVSNRARASLFAAKHGLMAADAVVDEAR
- a CDS encoding rhomboid family intramembrane serine protease, which gives rise to MEDEAPDQGWITKTEYCYRHPSEPTRVHCTRCNRPICTDCMIPAPVGYQCPECVAEARQAFRRRPSVRAGARSVRSTSMTKALLLVLVAVFVVEIIKSGGRTPTGRTLFDMGALFPPAVAQGQWWRLVTVMFLHANIIHIAFNAWALWIFGQYVESLFGRWQFLMVFFVSAFIGSVASYAFGPVQELGVGASGGIVGLLGAFIAYNLRRRHLAIAQAQLRWVLIIILLNVFLTIGGGGFGIGNIDWRAHLGGLVGGFVVGGALEGVGPRRYHALVRVGGVVGLIVLVIAVAAWRTGQLHAQFPQLG
- a CDS encoding glycoside hydrolase, producing MAPRRCSAIPIVTAVLLVGLAPALPAAAGPPAPGAFQTVRFVQRVSEDAVAGPPSAEADTETEPDIAVDPNDPDVVVAVFQQGRFPDGGSVDPGFATSHDGGQTWVHGNLPGLTTAAGGSYDRSSDPAVAFGPDGSVYATTLPFDAPGCRSAVSVQRSDDGGLTWEVPAFPEADDDCKVFNDKNWMTVDTFPGSPHFGRVYVTWDQFRANTTPHSEPIVLRYSDDRGATWSDLVVASAPEAEAIGVLPVVEPNGDLAIVYDDFSTGDDVLVSQVSHDGGVTFDPEVKISRLREALESHVRTGGLPAAAVDPVTGRLFAVWQDDRFRTDGHNDVVIARSSSEGAHWSRVKRVNPGQTAAGLNSFSALTPDVAAYGGIVHVTYRTRDDSGPEPSNLVQERYVVSIDGGKSFGGELLIGPRTNLRFAAVSGQAQAFLGDYMGVAATADTAYLVWCVARRPAPGGGPFDQTTWSATIVR
- a CDS encoding PQQ-binding-like beta-propeller repeat protein, coding for MPPRSHRARHAAPTRAPLAAVVVVLLLAGSGVAVWKTGVLTDVFHRHSGSRATASPSASPVHTTLPPPASPSPSPTPTHHGFRTPGPINTSFPGLTTFRGNATRDYYGQGPLPKHPVVLWQYPETGGLCSQSTSGTETKLWCGTGWTGQPNVIPRPDGTIEIREGAYDDHYHFWDGLTGKPLRPDLVTGDLAKGSATSDSDGFPLYYAGSRDNLLRVVAMDRPEPTVLWSVDSRSSVPNPVWNSDWDGAPLQIGDYLLEGGENSWFYVIRLHRHYDAQHLVQVDPKVVLTVPGWDQDLLNAIHDTDISIENSVAFFKGVAYFSNSGGLVQGWDISNILHGGTHAKQVFRFWAGDDVDASVVIDRQGYLYVARHIEENVSRPSALPRDHEIGGLMKLDPRKPADPVVWSVPLGSYLPDGGSLSTPALYRGVVYAYATDGELMAVDQKTGHVYWTMTLPGPDEMSPVPIDHVLIVGDCSGVLHGFDIRHPKQKPDELWSVQLYGCVESTPAVWHGMIWVGARGGKFYGIGDKT
- a CDS encoding alpha/beta fold hydrolase — encoded protein: MARTLARDTREDEVRSRVLSLPRRFRRDAADGLAAEWELRVGGDTFTVAVMDRECFTRQGPSLAPAARLTADPETWLAIDDGSLWGIEAYLARRLAVSGNLDLGARLQTLFRPHGRDRSPFDLEQRDVNVGGLRVSTYVVGEGPPVLILHGLGASKISVLPILPPLVHAGHRLVVPDLPGHGESDKPRGDYSPRFYARVLRQLMDALEIDRAAVVGNSLGGRVALEMAVRSPDRVTGLGLLDPAVPGFRVRYVLGFTRVIPTEVGAIPFPLREAWMKRAVRRLMADPSRLPSDGFDAAAGEFIRIYRNPAARMAFFDSLRHILIEPPRPFWARMARVRVPAVVIWGEDDRLVPVRLAYKLADVLPGAELLVLPKVGHVPQFEAPEETAGTLLRFLAGLPR